A single window of Patescibacteria group bacterium DNA harbors:
- a CDS encoding reverse transcriptase family protein codes for MLPKLKDIKINSLRELSLRLGIELKVLQDVAEYINIHYEKFSKKMGEKVRMLYEADHSLEEIHRQIEKRILNRFDYPLSLQGGIKGRSRLTNAMPHVKKLNVGHFDIKSFFPSVRPSHVYCTFHKLGGAPDVAHLLTRLVTADNHLPQGFKTSTKVAALVLLDADRRLSHFLKKYGVVHNIWVDNLTVSGSYPIKKLVSGIRRILRQEGFESHKEKFVYSHERQAVLGVVVNVKPNVPKDMRKEVDGIVYKCEKFGVRSYLKVTKQNMRIKQFLRHVNGKLSSMLAVDKEKYRPLYERWQKVIASSGVKV; via the coding sequence ATGCTCCCTAAACTCAAGGACATCAAAATCAACTCCTTACGGGAATTATCTTTACGTTTGGGTATAGAGCTCAAGGTGTTGCAGGACGTGGCGGAATATATAAATATCCACTACGAGAAATTCTCTAAGAAGATGGGAGAAAAGGTGCGGATGCTTTACGAAGCAGACCATTCTCTTGAAGAAATACATAGACAAATAGAAAAGCGAATCCTGAATAGGTTTGACTATCCGCTCTCTTTGCAAGGCGGCATCAAGGGGAGATCGCGGCTTACGAACGCGATGCCGCATGTCAAAAAATTGAACGTAGGACATTTCGATATAAAAAGTTTCTTCCCCTCGGTGCGGCCAAGCCATGTCTATTGCACGTTCCACAAACTCGGCGGTGCACCAGACGTGGCACATCTCTTAACTCGACTTGTCACTGCTGATAACCATCTCCCGCAAGGATTCAAAACGAGCACCAAGGTGGCCGCTTTGGTCTTATTGGATGCGGATAGAAGGCTATCGCATTTCCTCAAGAAGTACGGCGTGGTGCACAATATCTGGGTGGATAACCTCACGGTTTCGGGAAGTTACCCTATCAAGAAATTGGTTTCGGGCATACGGCGAATCTTACGGCAAGAAGGTTTCGAGAGCCATAAAGAGAAGTTCGTCTACTCGCATGAACGACAGGCGGTGCTGGGAGTAGTCGTCAATGTTAAACCTAACGTACCGAAGGATATGCGAAAAGAGGTGGACGGAATCGTCTATAAATGCGAAAAGTTCGGCGTGAGGAGCTATCTAAAAGTGACGAAACAAAACATGCGTATCAAACAATTCCTCAGACATGTGAACGGCAAATTGAGCAGTATGCTGGCGGTGGATAAGGAAAAGTACCGTCCATTATACGAGAGGTGGCAAAAAGTGATTGCAAGCAGTGGTGTAAAAGTATAA
- a CDS encoding helix-turn-helix transcriptional regulator — MSETANKIIKDIRIIRKLSQEQMANALDVSVNYISLIENDKKKPGMPFLKTFSAKYNVPLLLLTRDTLIPKAKTSKERELRDKVVILINDMERVFLQA, encoded by the coding sequence ATGAGCGAAACTGCCAACAAGATAATCAAGGATATAAGAATCATACGGAAGCTCTCCCAAGAACAAATGGCGAATGCTTTAGACGTAAGCGTAAACTATATCTCGTTAATTGAGAACGATAAAAAGAAGCCAGGAATGCCGTTCCTTAAAACATTCTCTGCGAAATACAACGTGCCTCTCTTATTGCTTACGAGGGACACCCTCATCCCAAAAGCAAAAACTTCCAAAGAAAGAGAACTGCGGGATAAGGTTGTTATTCTCATCAACGACATGGAGAGAGTATTTTTACAAGCGTAG